The Skermanella pratensis genome has a window encoding:
- a CDS encoding glutathione S-transferase family protein yields MGLLIDGRWHDQWYDTKSTGGAFKRQESAFRNQVTADGASGFKAEPGRYHLYVSLACPWAHRTLIFRKLKKLDEAVSVSVVEPLMLENGWELAPGADPVNGKRFLYEVYTEVKPDMNGRVTVPVLWDKQKRTIVNNESAEIIRMLNTEFNAFGDPSVDYYPADLRGEIDEINAYVYDRVNNGVYKAGFATDQAVYERAFDQLFEALDTLEDRLGRRRYLAGDRQTEADWRLFTTLIRFDAVYVGHFKCNLRRIEDYPNLSNYLRELYQVDGVAETVSFDHIKRHYYGSHKTINPTGIVPKGPALDHGAPHDRGRF; encoded by the coding sequence ATGGGTTTGCTGATCGACGGGCGCTGGCACGACCAGTGGTACGACACGAAATCGACCGGCGGCGCCTTCAAGCGGCAGGAGAGCGCGTTCCGGAACCAGGTCACGGCCGACGGCGCGTCGGGCTTCAAGGCCGAACCAGGGCGCTATCACCTCTATGTCTCGCTGGCTTGTCCGTGGGCGCACCGGACCCTGATCTTCCGCAAGCTGAAGAAGCTGGACGAGGCGGTCTCCGTCTCCGTCGTCGAGCCGCTGATGCTGGAGAACGGCTGGGAGCTGGCGCCCGGCGCCGACCCGGTCAACGGCAAGCGATTCCTCTACGAGGTCTATACCGAGGTCAAGCCCGACATGAACGGCCGGGTGACCGTGCCCGTGCTGTGGGACAAGCAGAAGCGGACGATCGTCAACAACGAATCGGCAGAGATCATCCGGATGCTCAATACCGAGTTCAACGCCTTCGGCGACCCCTCGGTCGACTACTACCCGGCCGATCTGCGTGGCGAGATCGACGAGATCAACGCCTATGTCTACGACCGGGTCAACAACGGCGTCTACAAGGCCGGCTTCGCGACGGATCAGGCGGTCTACGAGCGGGCCTTCGACCAGTTGTTCGAGGCGCTCGACACGCTGGAGGATCGGCTGGGCCGTCGGCGCTATCTGGCCGGCGATCGCCAGACCGAGGCCGACTGGCGGCTGTTCACCACCCTGATCCGATTCGACGCGGTCTATGTCGGCCATTTCAAGTGCAACCTGCGCCGGATCGAGGATTACCCGAACCTGTCCAACTACCTGCGTGAGCTGTACCAGGTGGACGGCGTCGCCGAGACGGTCAGCTTCGATCATATCAAGCGGCACTATTACGGCAGCCACAAGACCATCAACCCGACCGGCATCGTGCCGAAGGGTCCGGCGCTGGACCATGGCGCCCCCCACGACCGCGGCCGGTTCTGA
- the wrbA gene encoding NAD(P)H:quinone oxidoreductase, with amino-acid sequence MAKVLVLYYSTYGHIETMAGAVAEGARSVPGTEVTVKRVPELMPPEVAAKAGVKLDQAAPVATPAELADYDAIIFGTPTRFGNMASQMRNFLDQTGGLWAQGKLIGKVGSVFASTATQHGGQESTILSFHTTLLHHGMVIAGLPYSFAGQTTLDEIAGGSPYGATTIAGGDGSRQPSAVELDGARFQGRHVAEIAAKLHG; translated from the coding sequence ATGGCGAAGGTCCTGGTCCTCTACTACAGCACCTATGGTCACATCGAAACCATGGCCGGAGCGGTCGCCGAAGGAGCCCGTTCGGTTCCCGGCACCGAAGTGACGGTCAAGCGCGTACCCGAGCTGATGCCGCCGGAAGTCGCGGCCAAGGCCGGCGTCAAGCTGGATCAGGCCGCCCCGGTCGCGACTCCGGCGGAACTCGCCGATTACGACGCCATCATCTTCGGAACGCCGACCCGTTTCGGGAACATGGCGTCCCAGATGCGCAATTTCCTCGACCAGACCGGCGGCCTGTGGGCGCAGGGCAAGCTGATCGGCAAGGTCGGCAGCGTCTTCGCTTCGACCGCGACGCAGCACGGCGGGCAGGAGAGCACCATCCTCTCCTTCCATACCACGCTGCTCCACCACGGCATGGTGATCGCGGGCCTTCCCTACAGCTTCGCCGGCCAGACGACCCTGGACGAGATCGCCGGCGGCTCGCCTTACGGTGCCACGACGATCGCCGGCGGCGACGGCTCGCGCCAGCCCAGCGCCGTGGAACTCGATGGTGCCCGTTTCCAGGGCCGCCATGTCGCGGAGATCGCAGCAAAGCTGCACGGTTGA
- a CDS encoding LysR family transcriptional regulator: protein MDRLDDMCVFIRVVDARSFTRAAERLGLSKSAVSRRMADLENRLGARLLNRTTRSLSLTEVGQAFYERCTRIVADVEEAERAVADLHAQPRGTLRINAPMSFGMMHIAPAIAEFLRRHPGLEIDMDLNDRYIDLIEEGYDVAVRIGRLRDSSLVARRLAPSRRVVVASPAYFKAHGRPVDPEELSGHNCLIYTNAPLADQWQFRIGGEVRSVKVSGTLRVNNGEVLREAAVAGHGIAILPTFIIGEQIASGRLDVVLMDFVAGDSAVHAVYPHGRHLSPKVRVFVDFLAGRFGPVPYWDASLHVLTGG from the coding sequence ATGGACCGGCTTGACGACATGTGCGTTTTCATCCGGGTGGTGGATGCCCGCAGCTTCACGCGCGCGGCGGAGCGGCTGGGCCTGTCCAAGTCGGCGGTCAGCCGGCGCATGGCCGACCTGGAGAACCGCCTGGGCGCCCGGCTGCTCAACCGGACCACCCGCAGCCTCAGCCTGACCGAGGTGGGACAGGCCTTCTACGAGCGTTGCACGCGGATCGTTGCCGACGTGGAGGAGGCCGAGCGCGCCGTCGCCGACCTGCACGCGCAGCCGCGCGGCACCCTTCGGATCAATGCGCCGATGTCGTTCGGCATGATGCACATCGCGCCGGCCATTGCCGAGTTCCTGCGCCGCCACCCCGGGCTGGAGATCGACATGGACCTGAACGACCGGTACATCGACCTGATCGAGGAGGGGTACGACGTCGCGGTGCGGATCGGCAGGTTGCGCGACAGCAGCCTGGTCGCCCGGCGCCTCGCCCCGAGCCGGCGGGTGGTCGTGGCCAGTCCCGCCTATTTCAAGGCCCACGGTCGGCCGGTCGATCCCGAAGAATTGAGCGGCCACAACTGCCTGATCTACACCAATGCGCCGCTGGCCGACCAGTGGCAGTTCCGGATCGGCGGCGAAGTCCGCTCGGTGAAGGTTTCCGGCACCCTGCGGGTCAACAACGGCGAAGTCTTGCGGGAGGCGGCCGTCGCCGGCCACGGCATCGCCATCCTGCCGACCTTCATCATCGGCGAGCAGATCGCCAGCGGCCGGTTGGACGTCGTGCTGATGGACTTCGTCGCCGGGGACAGCGCCGTCCACGCGGTTTATCCGCACGGCCGCCATTTGTCGCCCAAGGTAAGGGTGTTCGTCGATTTCCTGGCCGGGCGGTTCGGTCCGGTGCCTTACTGGGACGCCTCGCTGCACGTGCTGACCGGGGGGTGA
- a CDS encoding fasciclin domain-containing protein, whose protein sequence is MNRLMFGAAVIALTAGTMGSVQAQTSNGSTENLQPASCTQLEIGQVGNRVDQLQGQQKAEAELMLQQARDAQNDGDLNQCRQILADLEQTLPGGQQVTRTTPLPAILGGEGGQQGTARNGADPQQSPIQADNVVAALRENRQFSTLAGLIESAGMVETLSQSGPYTIFAPTNAAFEKLPQNVRDQLAQEQNRDQLRAVLSQHVVQNQSIASNQIPEEIKAMGGGPIDVSMTNGRPRLNIGAPQPPVQNQTGANAGQTMASQPAAVTDLRDARTALENANQTLGGQDQEMEAVQDQITTARQAIDRGLTGAQAPNRAPLEQASSALARADQAVQANDRNAARQAVDDALLQVRQAETAMTEGAETATAGQTSNGTQRTADRSDQTPASITVGDIRTGNGFVHGIDQVLVPESVQEALVQ, encoded by the coding sequence ATGAACAGGCTGATGTTCGGCGCGGCTGTCATCGCGCTTACCGCAGGGACGATGGGATCGGTTCAGGCCCAGACCTCCAATGGCAGTACCGAGAATTTACAACCGGCTTCCTGCACGCAGCTCGAAATCGGCCAGGTCGGAAACCGGGTGGACCAGCTCCAGGGCCAGCAGAAGGCCGAGGCCGAGCTGATGCTCCAACAGGCCCGCGATGCCCAGAACGACGGTGACCTGAACCAGTGCCGCCAGATCCTCGCGGACCTCGAGCAGACGCTCCCGGGCGGCCAGCAGGTCACCAGGACGACTCCGCTTCCCGCCATCCTCGGCGGCGAGGGCGGCCAGCAGGGTACCGCTCGGAACGGCGCCGACCCGCAGCAGTCGCCAATCCAGGCCGACAACGTCGTCGCGGCGCTGCGCGAGAATCGCCAGTTCAGCACCCTGGCAGGTTTGATCGAGAGCGCCGGCATGGTCGAGACGCTGAGCCAGTCGGGTCCCTACACTATCTTCGCGCCGACCAACGCGGCCTTCGAGAAGCTGCCGCAGAACGTCCGCGACCAGCTGGCCCAGGAGCAGAACCGCGATCAGCTCCGCGCCGTGCTGTCCCAGCACGTGGTCCAGAACCAGAGCATCGCCTCCAACCAGATCCCCGAGGAGATCAAGGCGATGGGCGGCGGGCCGATCGACGTGTCGATGACCAACGGGCGTCCGCGTCTCAACATCGGCGCTCCGCAGCCGCCGGTCCAGAACCAGACCGGGGCCAATGCCGGCCAGACCATGGCCTCCCAGCCGGCGGCCGTGACCGACCTTCGCGACGCCCGCACCGCGCTGGAGAACGCGAACCAGACCCTGGGCGGTCAGGACCAGGAGATGGAGGCCGTCCAGGACCAGATCACCACCGCGCGCCAAGCGATCGACCGCGGCCTGACCGGGGCACAGGCGCCGAACCGCGCTCCTCTCGAGCAGGCGAGTTCCGCCCTTGCCCGCGCCGATCAGGCCGTGCAGGCCAACGATCGGAATGCGGCCCGCCAGGCGGTCGACGACGCGCTGCTTCAGGTCCGCCAGGCAGAGACCGCGATGACCGAAGGCGCGGAGACCGCGACCGCCGGCCAGACTTCCAACGGGACGCAGCGCACGGCGGACCGTTCGGACCAGACCCCCGCATCCATCACGGTCGGCGACATCCGCACCGGCAATGGTTTCGTCCACGGCATCGACCAGGTGCTGGTGCCCGAAAGCGTGCAGGAGGCGCTTGTCCAGTAA